A window of the Lactuca sativa cultivar Salinas chromosome 7, Lsat_Salinas_v11, whole genome shotgun sequence genome harbors these coding sequences:
- the LOC111895746 gene encoding probable carboxylesterase 2 codes for MDSSPNQIVKEIPRVIQVYKDGRFKKLSGTDTVPAGVDPSSGVQSKDVIISPETNLSARLYLPKTPTKKLPLLIYFHGGGFITQTAASPFYHNFLNLIAAESNVVIVSVDYRTAPEHPVPTCFEDSWESIKWVAGNCPDTWLNDFADLENVFFAGDSAGANIAHHMAIRVGSENPRLSMNLRGTVLLHPYFWGEDRIGFEEEHPWKALIEDMWIFAYPGASGLDDPLINPDKDPKVSDLGCSKVLVCVAEKDVLKDRGWYYKDILGKSGWNGSIEVIEEKGEDHVFFLFSHSADSSCTLRMRICTFINQIDK; via the coding sequence ATGGATTCATCACCGAATCAGATCGTTAAAGAAATTCCGAGAGTCATTCAAGTATACAAAGATGGCCGATTCAAGAAACTCTCCGGCACCGACACCGTTCCCGCCGGCGTTGATCCATCCTCCGGCGTCCAATCCAAAGACGTCATCATCTCACCTGAAACCAACCTCTCCGCCAGGCTTTACCTTCCCAAAACCCCCACCAAAAAACTCCCCCTTCTGATATACTTCCATGGCGGTGGATTCATCACCCAAACCGCCGCATCCCCCTTCTACCATAACTTCTTAAACCTCATCGCAGCGGAGTCCAACGTCGTCATAGTTTCCGTTGACTACCGAACGGCGCCGGAGCATCCCGTCCCCACCTGCTTTGAAGATTCCTGGGAATCAATCAAATGGGTCGCCGGAAACTGCCCGGACACTTGGCTAAATGACTTCGCCGATCTTGAAAATGTATTCTTCGCCGGTGACAGCGCCGGTGCTAATATCGCCCACCACATGGCTATCCGGGTCGGGTCAGAAAATCCGAGATTGAGCATGAACCTACGGGGTACTGTCTTGCTCCACCCGTATTTTTGGGGAGAAGATCGAATCGGGTTTGAAGAAGAACACCCATGGAAGGCTTTAATTGAAGATATGTGGATCTTTGCCTACCCGGGAGCAAGTGGGTTGGATGATCCGCTTATTAACCCGGATAAGGATCCGAAGGTATCGGATCTTGGATGCTCCAAGGTACTGGTTTGTGTTGCCGAGAAAGATGTATTGAAGGATAGAGGATGGTATTATAAGGACATTTTGGGCAAAAGTGGGTGGAATGGAAGTATCGAGGTTATTGAGGAGAAAGGGGAAGACCATGTGTTTTTCCTATTTAGCCATTCTGCAGATAGTTCTTGTACATTGCGCATGAGAATTTGTACTTTCATCAATCAGATCGATAAGTAA
- the LOC111895738 gene encoding probable carboxylesterase 2, whose product MSKWAYERLVLFSPNFLQMDSSSNQIVKEIPGVIRVYKDGRFQKLAGTDVVPAGIDPSSGVQSKDVIISPETNLSARLYLPKTPTKKLPLLIYIHGGGFIIDTAASPLYHDFLNLIAAESNVVIVSVDYRTAPEYPVPTCFNDSWEAIKWVAGNCPEPWLNDYADRENVFFAGDSAGANIAHQMAIRVGLENPCLSINLCGIILLHPYFWGKDRIGSEGEDPRKTLLDDMWIFAHPGTSGLDDPLINPAKDPNLSDLGCSRVLVCVAEKDIGKNRGWYYKDNLGKNGWNGDIEVIEDRGEDHVFFLFNPSANNASTLRRRICTFINHMDN is encoded by the coding sequence atgagCAAGTGGGCATATGAAAGATTAGTGTTATTTTCTCCAAATTTTCTTCAGATGGATTCATCATCAAATCAGATCGTTAAAGAAATTCCCGGAGTCATTCGAGTATACAAAGATGGCCGATTCCAGAAACTCGCCGGCACAGACGTCGTTCCCGCCGGTATTGACCCTTCCTCCGGCGTCCAATCCAAAGACGTCATCATCTCACCTGAAACCAACCTCTCCGCTAGGCTTTACCTTCCCAAAACCCCCACCAAAAAACTCCCCCTTTTAATCTACATCCACGGCGGTGGATTCATCATCGACACCGCCGCCTCTCCACTCTATCATGACTTCCTGAACCTCATCGCAGCCGAATCCAACGTAGTCATAGTCTCCGTTGACTATCGAACAGCGCCGGAGTACCCCGTCCCCACCTGCTTCAACGATTCCTGGGAAGCAATCAAGTGGGTCGCCGGAAACTGCCCCGAGCCATGGCTCAACGACTACGCTGATCGTGAAAACGTATTCTTTGCTGGCGACAGCGCCGGTGCCAACATAGCCCACCAGATGGCTATTCGGGTCGGGTTAGAGAATCCATGTTTAAGTATAAACCTATGTGGCATCATCCTGCTCCACCCGTATTTTTGGGGAAAAGATCGAATCGGGTCTGAAGGAGAAGACCCGCGGAAGACATTATTGGACGATATGTGGATCTTTGCCCACCCGGGAACAAGTGGGTTAGATGACCCGCTGATTAACCCTGCTAAGGATCCGAATTTGTCGGATCTTGGGTGCTCCAGGGTACTGGTTTGTGTTGCTGAGAAAGATATTGGGAAGAATAGGGGATGGTATTATAAGGATAATTTGGGTAAAAATGGGTGGAATGGAGATATTGAGGTTATTGAGGATAGAGGAGAGGATCATGTGTTTTTCCTATTTAACCCTTCTGCTAATAATGCTAGTACTTTGCGCAGGAGAATTTGTACTTTCATTAACCACATGGACAATTAG